The proteins below are encoded in one region of Nitrospira sp.:
- a CDS encoding phosphoesterase, producing the protein MKITTPKAEASAPVRIGVIADTHGRFDPELFQCFAGVTHILHAGDIGDREVIRQLERIAPVTAISGNVDGFSRSGFPAERVIELAGRLIALRHVVYEGQEVNVTAARYLDRVRPDICVFGHTHRPFSTWRGTAFLFNPGSAGPKRFRLPRTVGLLRLFPAHLESEHVFLGEC; encoded by the coding sequence ATGAAGATCACAACGCCAAAAGCCGAAGCGTCCGCGCCGGTACGCATCGGGGTGATCGCCGATACGCATGGACGGTTCGACCCTGAACTCTTCCAGTGCTTCGCGGGGGTCACTCACATTCTTCATGCGGGTGACATCGGCGACCGTGAGGTCATCCGGCAACTCGAACGGATTGCCCCAGTCACCGCGATCTCGGGCAATGTCGACGGATTTTCGCGAAGCGGTTTTCCAGCCGAGCGCGTCATCGAGCTGGCCGGTCGGTTGATTGCGCTCCGACATGTCGTCTACGAAGGCCAGGAAGTCAATGTGACTGCGGCACGCTATCTCGATCGCGTGCGACCGGATATTTGTGTGTTTGGCCATACGCACCGGCCGTTTAGCACGTGGCGGGGCACCGCGTTTCTTTTCAATCCCGGCTCGGCGGGGCCCAAGCGGTTTCGGCTACCCCGCACCGTGGGTCTCCTCCGCCTGTTCCCTGCTCACCTCGAGAGCGAACATGTGTTTCTGGGAGAATGCTGA